A region from the Salvia splendens isolate huo1 chromosome 15, SspV2, whole genome shotgun sequence genome encodes:
- the LOC121766818 gene encoding 30S ribosomal protein S17, chloroplastic-like has protein sequence MRTLQGKVVCATNDKTVAMEVTRMAPHPKYKRRVRKKKKYQTHDPLNQFQVGDVVQLEKGCPISKNKTFWAVPIPACPSSPPQGLGIPLESELSQV, from the coding sequence ATGAGGACGCTCCAAGGGAAAGTAGTCTGCGCCACCAACGACAAAACGGTTGCCATGGAAGTGACGCGCATGGCCCCACACCCCAAGTACAAGCGGCgcgtgaggaagaagaagaagtacCAGACACACGACCCCTTGAACCAGTTCCAAGTCGGCGACGTCGTCCAGCTCGAAAAGGGCTGCCCCATCAGCAAGAACAAGACCTTCTGGGCTGTCCCCATCCCCGCCTGCCCCTCCTCGCCGCCGCAGGGCCTCGGGATTCCATTGGAGTCGGAGCTCAGCCAAGTTTGA